Proteins from a genomic interval of Chroococcidiopsis thermalis PCC 7203:
- a CDS encoding ArnT family glycosyltransferase, protein MRRWILTGDNAKHWKSQLHSRADWLWIGGLLLAALLLYTKNLGDLPLRDWDEGTVAQVAREIWRSPANWLHPKTIGGEPYLNKPPLMHWLIALAYTIGGVNEWTSRLPGALLTALGIPILYSIGREIFHYRQPAIFSALVYLVMLPVLRHGRLAMLDGAIVSFFLFTVWCLLRSRRNLRYCLGVGIGLGLIGLTKGMVGLLLGAIALLFLFWDTPRLLGSWYLWGGIAIGSLPVAAWYAAQWWQYGHQFTDRAVVDQSLSRIWQAVENHQHPPWFYLLEILKYCFPWLIFLPSGLLYTWNHRNWSWAKLILVWGGGYLLAISLMGTKLPWYVLPVYPAIALAVGVQLAQFWQQPYPAKYPRYAIAFLTLLAVATWAASFYYSPWNTDPDWELQWILAAVAGTMTFSAWLAVRGDRQFIAVLIWGMYVALLLFVTSRHWVWELAEAYQVKPVAALIQARTPPNREIYTSFAYNRPSLDFYSDRRVISSNFNQLQQQWQQPHPYLLLDRPTLERLKLPAIESLGQASGWMLVTRE, encoded by the coding sequence ATGCGTCGTTGGATTTTGACTGGGGATAATGCTAAGCATTGGAAATCTCAGCTGCATAGCCGAGCCGATTGGTTATGGATTGGGGGACTGCTCTTGGCAGCACTACTTCTATATACTAAAAACTTGGGTGACTTACCGTTGCGAGACTGGGACGAAGGTACGGTAGCGCAAGTCGCAAGAGAAATATGGCGATCGCCTGCAAACTGGCTGCACCCAAAAACTATAGGCGGCGAACCTTATTTAAATAAACCGCCCCTCATGCATTGGCTCATAGCTCTCGCCTATACAATTGGTGGAGTCAATGAGTGGACATCTCGTTTACCAGGGGCATTACTAACCGCGCTTGGTATACCAATTTTATACAGTATTGGACGAGAAATCTTTCACTATCGCCAGCCAGCAATTTTCTCGGCTTTAGTTTACCTAGTCATGCTACCCGTGCTACGTCACGGCAGGCTAGCAATGCTAGATGGTGCGATCGTCAGTTTTTTTCTATTTACAGTTTGGTGTTTGTTGCGATCGCGTCGCAATCTGCGCTACTGCTTGGGCGTAGGCATCGGTTTAGGACTGATTGGACTGACTAAGGGTATGGTAGGGTTGTTACTCGGAGCGATCGCCCTGTTATTTCTCTTTTGGGATACGCCCCGCTTGTTAGGTAGTTGGTATTTATGGGGTGGAATCGCGATCGGGAGCTTGCCTGTAGCGGCGTGGTATGCTGCTCAGTGGTGGCAATACGGACATCAGTTTACCGATCGCGCTGTCGTCGATCAGTCCCTCAGCCGGATTTGGCAAGCGGTAGAAAACCACCAACATCCCCCCTGGTTTTATTTGCTTGAAATTCTCAAATACTGCTTTCCCTGGTTAATCTTTTTACCTAGCGGTCTGCTTTATACCTGGAATCATCGCAACTGGAGTTGGGCAAAACTGATCTTGGTTTGGGGCGGAGGTTACTTGCTAGCAATCTCCTTAATGGGGACTAAACTGCCCTGGTATGTTTTACCAGTTTACCCCGCGATCGCTTTGGCTGTAGGAGTGCAATTGGCTCAGTTTTGGCAGCAACCCTATCCAGCTAAATATCCCCGCTACGCGATCGCATTTTTAACTTTACTAGCGGTGGCGACGTGGGCAGCCAGTTTCTACTACAGTCCTTGGAATACCGATCCCGACTGGGAACTACAGTGGATTTTGGCAGCAGTAGCAGGCACGATGACTTTCAGTGCTTGGTTAGCTGTGAGGGGAGATAGACAATTTATCGCCGTACTTATTTGGGGCATGTACGTTGCCCTGTTACTCTTCGTCACCTCTCGCCACTGGGTTTGGGAACTAGCAGAAGCCTACCAAGTCAAACCCGTAGCTGCTCTCATTCAAGCTCGCACACCTCCAAACCGAGAAATCTACACTTCCTTCGCCTATAATCGTCCTTCCTTAGATTTTTACAGCGATCGCCGCGTCATTAGTAGTAACTTCAACCAACTGCAACAACAGTGGCAGCAACCACATCCATATTTACTTCTAGATCGCCCTACCCTAGAACGTTTAAAGCTACCAGCGATCGAATCCCTCGGTCAAGCCTCTGGCTGGATGTTAGTTACAAGGGAGTAG
- a CDS encoding Rieske 2Fe-2S domain-containing protein, which produces MHPILPGAPWLIAHRSMLGVNKPHKITLNGRDYVLWQNQQGEVFGLDNVCPHMQAPLSDGWICRERDTITCPFHALEFDTQGRLYRAETVTQPLLEKLDLTAIGDNIWTYGGCEPKIPIPDLIERITPGFEFVGIAGSKSIQGDFLSNLLINYDYNHQNGTHREIFRIKAIEVDEYQENGYSTKLLQKVTRDSNTLGEIASNPVLLTVPKIFVNQFEYSFPCLTSFVASIPAGQFIQIHSLYPETENRTKTFVLVFAKIQNLVLKTLLKNSLLKAVDEVIRQDTETIENLYPRQKPKIRLPNEEIMFNAQKLYQEW; this is translated from the coding sequence ATGCATCCTATTCTCCCTGGTGCGCCTTGGTTGATTGCTCATCGCTCGATGTTGGGAGTTAATAAACCCCATAAAATTACTCTTAACGGTCGAGATTACGTACTGTGGCAAAATCAACAAGGTGAAGTCTTCGGCTTAGATAATGTTTGCCCTCATATGCAAGCCCCTCTCTCCGATGGCTGGATTTGTCGAGAGCGAGATACCATTACTTGTCCGTTTCACGCTTTAGAATTTGACACGCAAGGACGCTTATATCGAGCGGAAACAGTAACTCAACCATTGTTAGAAAAATTAGATTTGACTGCGATCGGCGATAATATCTGGACGTATGGAGGATGCGAACCAAAAATTCCCATTCCCGACTTAATTGAAAGAATTACCCCTGGTTTTGAATTTGTTGGGATTGCTGGAAGTAAAAGCATTCAAGGTGATTTTTTAAGCAATCTATTAATTAATTACGACTACAATCACCAAAATGGCACGCATCGAGAAATATTTAGAATTAAAGCGATTGAGGTCGATGAATACCAGGAGAATGGCTACAGTACAAAACTCCTCCAGAAAGTTACTAGAGACAGTAACACGCTAGGAGAGATTGCTAGTAATCCAGTTTTACTCACTGTTCCTAAAATCTTTGTCAATCAATTTGAATATTCCTTTCCTTGTTTAACCTCATTTGTTGCTTCAATTCCTGCTGGTCAATTCATTCAAATTCATTCTTTATATCCTGAAACAGAAAATCGTACTAAGACATTTGTTTTAGTTTTTGCCAAGATTCAGAATTTAGTTTTAAAAACCTTGTTAAAGAATTCGCTACTCAAAGCAGTAGATGAAGTGATTCGGCAGGATACAGAAACAATCGAGAATTTATATCCCAGGCAAAAACCAAAAATTCGCTTGCCAAACGAAGAAATTATGTTTAACGCCCAAAAGCTATATCAAGAATGGTAA